The genomic DNA TCAAAGACGACGCACAGTTACCTCAGTCAGAAGAGAAAGATGATTTCTTTCTTTTTAGTACTCTGACCCACGTCAGAGGCAGAACTCCCTTCCGAGCGCACAGACCTTTTTTCCGGTCTAGAAACTCGTGGCAGCCTCGCAACAGACCCTCTATACCTGCTCCGGCACAGCGGGCTTCCACATCCTGAAAATTTGCCCCCATCTGAGCTGCTCCTTCGTGTGGGGGGACGGCTGCTCTACTTCCAGGAGACATTGCTCGAAAACATCAAAGACGCCGGTGTGCGGGAGGTTGTGTTGACAGGCTACAAAATACAGTTTTCTTCTCGCCCTCCTGGGTGTTTTTTCCTGTCAACACCCCCTCAGTGCCCCTCCAGGGCCCAAGCTTTTTCTCAAGCCATTCAAAGCCTCCTCCATCAAGGAGCAATTGTCCCAGTATCAACTCCAGAACTGTTCAAAGGGTTTTATTCAAACCTTTATTAGAGTACAAAAGAAGGACAGACCTCTTCGACCCATTTTGGATCTAAAACGTCTCCATCGATATTGGAAGATTCAAAGGTTTCGCGTGGAGTCTCTGCAATTGGTGGTCGCTTCCCTGGGGGGTCGACAAGTTCCTGTCCTCAACAAATATCAAGAATACTTATCGTCATGTTCCCATTGTTCAAGTACATCAGCGTTTCCTGCACTTTGCAGTAGGTTCCGAGCATTTCTAGTTTATGGCTCTCCCCTTTAGGATGGCCATGGCTTTTCTCAGATCCAGGGGGATAGCGGTTATCCCATACTTGGACGATCTTCTGGTAAAGGCACCTTTCAAACAGGACAGTGACAGTACTCCACTTGCGTCATTCGCTTCTTCATGAAAGTCTTGGGGAAATCAAGACAGTCCCATTTGCTAAATTTTACTCCTGATCTCTAACTGGCTATACTATCTAGTAGGGACAAGTCTCCGGAGTCCTTGGATCTGATGATCCATCTGCCCCCTTCAGTCAAAGAGGAGCTGCTGTGGTGGATGTCTTTCCACGACCTCTCTCAGGAAAAACCCTTCAGAACTATCACCTGGCAAGTCATCACAATGGATGGAAGTTTGTCTGGATGCGGGTGGTCTTCGGCTGCCTCACTGTCCAGGGCACCTGATCCGACCCAGAAGCTCGGCTCCAGATCAACATGATGTCTCGTCTCCAGGCTCTTCCAGTGCGGATACAGACAGACAACTCTACAGCAGTGGCTTACCTCAATCATCACGTAGGTACAGGAAACAGGACTGTATGGAAGGAAACGCATAAGATGCTTCGCTGGGCAGAACAAAATTTCCCAGCAATCTCGGCAGTGCACATTTGTCACACCTCGTGGGGAATGTGGACTCCCTAGGCCGGTCCACTTCACGGAGTAACAACTGGCCAAACAAGAGTCGGgcacggacacttgacttggcacggacacttgacttggcacggacacttgACCCGGACACTCAACATGAAAAATGCAGTCGTCTcgaacacagatactggatacaggaaaaCAAAAttcagctaaggaaccatttgctagacaaacatgggtagacaccaCATTGTTCAGGCAAAGAATGAATGGGCAGAGTCCCTTTTGTAGTTCCTGGTATGCTGGGATAGGTTGAGGAGATTTTCCTGATACGCCTGCTGGCCCTTTTAAGGCCGGGAGCGAGCCCGCACACCCTACGAGCAGCAGTGACAGAGGCCAGAACACGCCGGTGTCCCCCAAAAGTAGGTGGAGGATTCCGGTACCGAGATGGGAGACGCTGGCGTCAGGGGAAGTAGGATGGTGATGATCGGCGACTACCAGCGTTACAACATCCCAGGAGTAGACCACTGGAAGGCGGAATGCCTGGATCCTGGATAATGATCTCTTCATCCAGAGATTTTTCACCGCATTTGCATTCGGTGGGGTTTCCCGGACGTGGATCTCCTCACCTCAATCACGAGTGCCCGGACTACGTCACCAGAACCAGGGATCCCACGACTATAGGAGCCGACGTCTAAGTTCTACCCTAGTCGTCCTTCAACCTCCTTTTATCTTTTTCCTCCCCCTTCCACTCCGGCCTCGAGTACTAAAAAGGGACAAGGATGCAGGAATCCCAGCCATTCTGTTAGCCACAGACTAGCCTCAAATGGCTTGGTACGTGGATCTATTGCTCATGTTAGCAGATGCCCCATGGCTGCTTCCTCAGTGGCACAACCTCCTTTCCCAAGGTCCAATGTTGGACGGCTCTGCTATTGAAATCGCGGTTTTGAAGTTCAAAGGTCATTCAGACCATGATTAAGGCTCAGAAGACTCAATCGCAAAGCATTTACCATCGcgattggttggcttagtttagatGGTGTGAATCCCATCAGCTCCACCCCCTCCGTTTTTCCATCTCGCAAATTCTGGCCTTCCTCCAGGTTGACTTGGATCGTGAACTCATATTGGCTACTCTAAAGGGGCAGGTTTCAGccctatctattttttttttccaactaatTTTGACTTTCCACGCTCCAATTAAGATTTTTTTTGCAGGGTGTCACATATTGTGCTTCTCCTTATCCGTTTCCTTTGGAACCGTGGGATCTCAATCTGGTCCTTGACGCTCTCCAGGCTGCACTCTTCGAACCTTTGTGGGAAGTTTCTCTGATGATCTTATCTTGGAAGGTAGTTTTCCTTGTGGCGATCACCTCTATCCGTAGAGTTTCTGAGATGGCAGCCTTGTCTTGCAAACCTTAGTTTTACGGTTTTTCATAGGGACAAGGTGGTGCTACGTCCATTTCTATTCTTCCTTCCTAAGGTGGCTTCCAACTTAATGAGGACATTGTCTTTCCTTCGTTTTGTTCTAAATCTTCTCATCCACATGAACACGCCTTACATTGCCACTCGGGTCCACATTGCAGCTACGAAGTCCTTCCGAAAGTCGGACTTTCTATTAGTTGTTCCTAAGGGCCCTCGTAAGAGTGACCCGGCTTCACACTTGCAGGGGCACTTATGGCATCTTATGAAAGTCTTACAAACTTACTTTTATAGATTCAAATGCCGGGATAGTGTACCTCCCCCACTTCAAATGGTGGCTGTAGCATGGAAGGCTGCTCATTCTATGATAAAGGTCACAACGGTcctactgtacattttttttgatTCGGTTACTAGTGCAAGAGATTTTCTGATACAATCTCGTTTTCTGCATCAGATTTACTATACACCAGTTAGACTCCAGAGGATTGGGATGCTGTCTTCGGATAGCTGTTTTAGATGCCAGTCAGAAGTAGgtacatatatacactgtgtatGGAAGTGTCCCAGGATTGTCCCCTTTTGGTCAGAGGTAGAATTTCTTCATACCCACTTTGAATTTCCGAGGCTCCTTTCCCCTTAGGTGTGTCTTTTGGGTATCATAAATGATGTCGTACAgaattactattaaaaaaatctttttccgtTTTGTTCTATTCTGCGTTAGAAAAATTGTGATTTATGACGTGGAAGGCCACTGAGGGCCCTAGCTTGGCTCACTGGAAGCAAACGGTGAATAAATATGGACCAATGTAACGTAAATTATATTTAAACAGAAATTGTCCTGATAAATTTGATAAGATCTGGTCCAGATGGTTGGAGACATCCGAATCTGCAGTTTAAAGGTGGAAGAAATTCTGATTggattggggaggggggggggggtttgggaaGAATGGGGCATGGGATGAATGTGGTGTGACTTGTTTTATTGTGAGGCATTTCAAGGGCACACTTCACTATATGTGCTACATCTCTTTTGAAAATATTCTTGCATTAGAGTGCCTACCAGATGCCGTGTCGTTTGTCTGTTTTCCATTGTTTTATTTACTGTACTTGTTTGTACTGTAACAAATTGCAAAAGTTTGGGAAAAAtaaaggcaatttaaaaaaacaaaaaaagtagagTGGCCCGGCTTCAACGGCCACCATTGCTAGCTGGATCTGGTTGGCTGTTAAAAGGGCCTATTCTGCTAAGGGTAGGTAACCTCCCTTCCGGGTCACTGCTCATTCTACCAGGGAAGTTGGGGCCTCCTGGGCGCTTCTGCCCTCCAGGTCTCTAAAGCCACCACCTGTTCCTCGTTACATACTTTTTTGAGGATTTACTGGATCCATTCTTTGACCTCTGCCGATGCCAGTTTGGGTCGGATGGTGCTGCAAACAGCCATTGTTTAGCCTGCTCACATGGCTATGATTCTTTTTTCCGACCCTAATGGACTGCTTTAGGATGTCCAATGGTACTATGTTCCCAAGTGAgtgtgctggccccagtctcctcctcaggtgaCGCCGGTGCtgacttccgcttacctcggccagatctcgtagggtgcacgcacacgctcgtgcctgctcttaaagggtcagcgcgcgcaccggagtttaatgtaaaattagcccatgagtcccctggactataaggagggctcagccccttcccccccatgcctgagcgttgttgtcgtacacaaagtttgtctctgcaaatggtctcctagtgttttccagtgttccccgttcctgtacctgtatcctggtcaagtgccgtgctgagctgtaattgtgctgtgctgtatatcacgcctgtcctgcttctccacgcctgacatctacctgctgcctagtttcagccgagcctgtctcgctattgtccgagctgccacagttatactatacgaactatagactgcgtcctgttggccagctgccataccgccaaggcggtacggcccagtgggtccacgaactcaAAGTGACAGTGAGTGCTTTAACTAGAAAACAAAAGGATTTTTGTACTTACCAGTAAAATCTCTTTCTTGTTAAATTCACTGGGGGACACAGGTCCTGCCCTATTTCTCTATTGTTCTATTTTTGGGCTTCTTGAGGTTGCTTTTCTCATGGAAAACATATTGTGTTAAATCTTCTCTGCTCTTCTACTGCTCTTGGTACAAACTGAGGAGCTGAGTGTTCGGCAGAGGGTATAGCTCACTGGGCGGAGCCacacttgttttttatatatttacctagtgtcagcctcctagtgaCTGCAGCTTATACCCATGATACTGTGTCCCCCAGTGAATTCAACGAGAAAAAGAAGCGGCAAATTCTCACctgagagatatgccataaatgtctgataaatggggtcccacctctatgtggagaacgggggtcccccgacccgcctggtgaggtgatgactacttccaggtggagaatgaatggagaggtgaccaaaCATGTGCATAAATCtttccattcacttgtataggagttccagaaacagccgagcatggCCagtggtggagccgcatctatcagacatttctggcatatcctggggagaggtctgtccgtgttgggaatacccctttattccatgtggtgacagctctgagaagatgtttctctcaatgatgaataagtgaggttctgtatgtcacacatgatgttgtcccctgtatgatttccatcttctcctttctttataaagacgtctgcagtactagatcctccagttcctccagttttctcatcttctcctccacaacgctccttctcctgagtgacccaccaaggatggacaaggacaggaatgagatgagcagaagaatattagacttcaccttggagatcatctacctgttgagcggagaggtaaacttttctacattatagagcaagtcacacatagggaagggacaatacatattaGGAAGTAATagaaagaatccagtgtcctgtataacagcgtccagaccttccaagtgacgtcaagaagccaacagcagaaaagctgaagatcaaccaccaatatggtcagttatgtgtcatgtcaccaatgcagcaatagtaatgttgtagagcaataagaatgacaaggaaccaggaggatcaggatgacatctatatagaaacatagaagatgacggcaggaggagagcacatggtccatctagtccccccccccctccccctttttatttcctttttagttttggcctcgttctattttctcaatgtctttttgtaggtgaggtctccagtattacagatgtggggtcactagagctctatacagcggggtcacaatctccctctttctactgaggggggaatactgtgttcagttctctaagtgtctctctccatacacaggagtacacaatagtgaagaagacatcgggtgactgtacgactcccatcatccatgagtcaggaggatcgagcagtagtcagagccccatcacagagcctgcccctcactcccggatacatgagaagaagatcttagaacttatctacaagatgactgagctgctgactggagaggtgacactgctgggaatgctgggaaattctacagtaacagcactggaggtgtctgcgtgatgactgtatcattgtgtgtgtcagtttcctataaggtgtcaggatgtcactgtctatttctccatggaggagtgggagtatctagaaggacacaaggatcggtacgaggaggtcatgatggaggactaccagccgcgcacatcacaaggtaaggAGAGGCCGATATATTGGGCGTTACTGTGGGCATAGGCTGGACTGGCGGCCATGTTGAAGTCTTAATATCGTCatgtgcagtacatatataagtGTGTACAATGACATATAATGTAGGTGCTCCACAATTTTGTTAGATACCATACGTTTCCTGTATATGTCCCAAAAAATCCAGAGCGCTCCATTCACCAGACAGATTTTCCTTTGGGACAAATGAAGCCCAGAGCAGTACACTGTACGAGCGCAGTAAAGCAAGGTGCACCGTCCTCGGCTTCATGTGCTCTTGCCGTCGGTCTCTTCTACTGGACTCCTCTCAGTAACTTGCAAGTTCTTATGCTGAAACGGAGGGTTTTGACGTGGGccggtttggaacactaaactccAGCTACATAACGACATACTGGGGGTCCaatggctccaaaccgtctgacaggttcccttctaaatgctgccaggactccTAGAGAAATCCTGTGAGTCCTGCATGCCCCGCCCACACAGAATGATTGACCGCTTTTTCTTTGTGATCCTGATCATAAAATCTGAAGCTGTGACAGATGTTCCCGATGCCGGAGCTCCAAACACACATTTCTTGCTTAACCTTCTGTCCGTGCAGAACATTTAAGGAGCGATTTTGGAACGGTTAATATCAGCCTCCCCACAGACATTGAGATCACCTTCTGTAAATCTGTGATGTGAGTGCCAATACTTTACACATCTGTGCACACTTGTGAGAAGGGACAACACAATTATATTCTGTGACATGCTGCTCATTTGCAGTGTGGATTATGGGCAGTCGTACCAGGTGTATGTTACTGCCGGTCATCACTCTCCACCAGTGTgctaagctggtcatacacattagatttatGTCGGCCGGACCTGCTGCTTTTCTAATGTATATGGCGACTCCCCAACTCTCCTGGGATGGCAGATGTCAGGAGAGATAAGGATCGGGCTGTGGAATTTCAACATGCCGGATTATTTTGTTAGTAGATAAGTCGCTGCCTGAGGAGTCTTGTGGTGGCTTTCTCCCTATTGAGGACACCTAAACACCCGACCGAGCGTTCATGTATATGGGGGAGGGGAGGAACGATGGTTCACCTGACATCTATCtagagtgtatggccagctttagactaGTGGTTCACAAAACTGAGAACCCCTGCAGGTCTAAAATAACGGCTGCAAATCATTTTATCAAAAACTCTGCCCTAAAAATCAACAGAGCCCTCCTTCCTCGTTAGGCCACAATTGGGTTATATTTCAGCATATAAGAATGGCGCAATAAACACATTTTGATGACAGATGCTCTTTAACCACTTGCCGCACCACGACGACACTGTACGTCATGGCGCATTGGagacgtatggagcgggctcatgggctgagcccagTCCATTCGGCtgctatcgccataatcgtattgacccgcagaatgaagttatgTCACTTTTACTGCACGGTGGTCGCCATGacgacaaaacccaaaaaacaatgtaagaattgtttttttttttataattccatcccacaaataattatttttccgtttcccagtacgttatatggtacatgaaatagttttattaaaaactacaacgtgtccagcaaaaaacacaccctcatatggctatgtccatggaaaaataaattaaggcggggaggaaaacataaaaaaactaaaaatggctgcagtgcCAAGGGGTTAAGAAGTGATTATCCACCGATAATGTAGATTATACAACCCCCGTTGGCTTCTTACAGGAGGAGTTGTATTATTTCTGACAGACTATTTAGAGCAGATTGTTGTCCGCTGGTGGTAGCACAGAGTAATCCACGAGGTTTATTAGATAGCACCAAAGTCAGGGccactttagcaaccagtgccaggcaggtgctgccaaagcaaataaaatcataggatgcatcaaaagaggcctagatacaaatcactagtcagaccacacgtgGAATATTGGGTACAATTTTGGGCGCTTGTGtaaaagaaggacatggctgaactagaacgggtgaaGAAGAGGGAGACCAAGGTAATCAATGGAaagggtggattgcagtaccaagaaaggttttcAGACTTTGGGCTTTTCAGTTTAGAATGtaagacggcttaggggcgatcttATTACAATGTACAGATATATAATTGGCATATATATGAGACAGAAAAGAGTCATGagctatatataaagtacaaaatacaattttattagatataattgacataaatgattttaataaaaaacatggcgaggtttctaaaaagaagagaTATGCCTGTGGGTCACATTTGGAGAGTATATACGACCATGGGTATATTTGTATAATAAACAATGAATGACACGAGAGCATGCAGGTATATATTGCACAAATGCACCGTTAACAATTTATCCAGCACTGCTGATATTAAAGGGAAAAAGGACAACATAAAGTCTATGTCAAAGGTAAGTGTGCCGTATGAGGAAATCCCTATTACTGGAACAAAGTGCCATTCAATCTAAAAAGTCCAAGGACTTATAGTAATAGCTGCACTCAATGTGCAAAGTATACACCATATGCATGGCTACTACTCCGGAATCACCGAATAGAGCTAGGAAGTATACACTCACCCAAAGTTGAAAGAAAGTAAGATCGTGATCCACAGACAGTGAAAGGCcaccccttatatatatatagatatataattggacagtccagagttctttctaatgatctttttacacctgggCCTGTGACAAgtgggcatcctctacatctggATGAAGAAGGTTTCTATATCAACACAGGCGGGgattctctactgtaagagcagtgagactatggaattctctgccacaggatgttgtgactcCCCGATGAGTCCCTGTCATcactgtccctgtccatatattgacagagacgtgaggggctccctctagaagcacaaTTCCCGGCCAAAGTGACGGCAATGCTCTGctaagggattccgcttcagtggtgctatctatggggggtaggggggtgtggcgctatctacagtgcggtggcattatctacgggagatggtgtggcactatctacagtggggtggcattatctacgggagatggtgtggcactatctacagggggttgaacTGTTATCTGAAGGGATTTGGCATTTAAGTTTGATGAAACTAAGGGGGAGATGTAACGGCACTTGTGGAGAGAGCCGGCGGACTTGAAAGTGTAGCCCTGCTTACACTGAAAAAGCGCTGCACACATTAAACCCTATTCCATTTtgccaacgtttatatatgtGGAaactggaacgtatatagccgtagggctgtcgtgaaggggttaataaaaatgtatagaaaatattgtctataaaggtgtacacagcctttaagaggATAATAAGCCGATTACACCCTGACAATTTTTTTGGTTGCAGGGAACTCTTAAAATAGAGGCGCCCTGTGTCCCGTCACTTTCATGTGTATCCGTGTCCatagaacgcagatacaattaaatactatgtcagcactagggatgtcacgataccagaatttggacttcgataccgatacttcgtttagtattgcgatttcgataccaacttCGAtatttttgccaacagtaataaaaaaaaaaattcttccgttttctgaggtgaggcgcgacgtgtgatgaattttgaacgcgcctcacattaatagtaattaatcccatcctgtttctcagtcataatgggttaatgtgcgaggtacatgatggggttaattactattaatgtgaggaacatggagggtaaattcatcgcgcctcacattaataagtgaatgaaagccgtgcttatttaatttttttacagcgtacacatcataaatgatgcaaaaacattgttgtgcgcgccattactgaatatgtgtatattttatgtattgagacttattttaatgtttactgtaaaaaaggtgaatgtgtattttttttaaaatttaacaatactttgttttgactttatttttaaactttaatgtactgacatatatcagatatgtgccagtacattaacctgtggacagatagcacagacatatatcagatatgtgccagtacatcagcctctggacagatagcacacagacatatatcagatatgtgccagtacatcagcctgtggacagataacacacagacatatatcagatatgtgccagtacatcagcctgtggacagataacacacagacatatatcagatatgtgccagtacattagccggtgtatgtatagcacacaggcagttgtgaggacatacttgggtatgttctaacaacatgaaatatggtaagacagccctggggtccgtcaatagaccttgggctgtctgcccatatatggtatggccctcgatcgcgtcacaggaattcactgtgacgcgatccaggggcatcccccctctcattttctcctgaatgctgcagtcagctgtgatcgcagcattcaggggaataacggcggagatgagaggtttctctggtctccaccgttatagagcggggctgcggctgtgtaatacagccattgccccgctcctgacaggaagtgcgcgcggtcagcatgaggtgatgcggccggcgctgcag from Rhinoderma darwinii isolate aRhiDar2 chromosome 1 unlocalized genomic scaffold, aRhiDar2.hap1 SUPER_1_unloc_22, whole genome shotgun sequence includes the following:
- the LOC142670928 gene encoding gastrula zinc finger protein XlCGF66.1-like, which produces MDKDRNEMSRRILDFTLEIIYLLSGEEYTIVKKTSGDCTTPIIHESGGSSSSQSPITEPAPHSRIHEKKILELIYKMTELLTGEFPIRCQDVTVYFSMEEWEYLEGHKDRYEEVMMEDYQPRTSQVGKEVQPPPAASSIAITKDFDQFTRSPEKDANKSNKDNIARRDGPRSLRNRSISSA